In Halapricum desulfuricans, a single window of DNA contains:
- a CDS encoding cytochrome b/b6 domain-containing protein has protein sequence MSGTTDDANETPASDGTGVLARARRLVRLARADLKETDDRVAQLETAERRSVERHSLGNRISHWVQAILFFLLLWTGFAIWTGNYVLLESGIWGGYYVAFGIHMWTGILIAAITFVVFPYYYVFVDKHHQLLELADIQVGTAIAEAFVGLRKYLPYYHDARRAYDEEEGDWIAHHPMQKTFFWWIAIFIGILALTGFGMYREMTTESTWWIDALGFMAGWLALETLKQIHLLLAFITAVMVMFHIYFAVLPSNWDVLRSMVFGDVNAFIVHSGREEAGSEEPSSEGGPTPTAADGGQSRSTEEDETSDDAARGGERTDE, from the coding sequence ATGTCGGGGACGACTGACGACGCGAACGAGACGCCCGCCAGCGACGGGACGGGCGTGCTCGCACGGGCCCGGCGACTCGTCAGGCTGGCCCGTGCGGATCTCAAGGAGACCGACGACAGGGTCGCACAGCTTGAGACGGCCGAACGGCGCTCGGTCGAACGGCACTCGCTGGGCAACCGGATCAGCCACTGGGTGCAGGCGATCCTGTTTTTCCTGTTGCTGTGGACCGGCTTCGCCATCTGGACGGGTAACTACGTCCTGCTCGAATCCGGGATCTGGGGGGGCTACTACGTCGCCTTCGGGATTCACATGTGGACGGGCATCCTGATCGCCGCGATCACGTTCGTGGTCTTTCCCTATTACTACGTCTTCGTCGACAAGCACCACCAGTTGCTCGAACTGGCTGACATTCAGGTCGGAACCGCCATCGCCGAGGCGTTCGTCGGCCTGCGGAAGTACCTCCCCTACTACCACGACGCGCGGCGCGCCTACGACGAGGAAGAGGGTGACTGGATCGCACACCATCCGATGCAGAAGACGTTCTTCTGGTGGATCGCCATCTTCATCGGCATCCTCGCGCTGACTGGCTTCGGCATGTATCGGGAGATGACGACCGAGTCGACCTGGTGGATCGACGCGCTCGGGTTCATGGCCGGCTGGCTGGCGCTGGAGACGCTCAAGCAGATCCACCTGCTGTTGGCCTTTATCACCGCAGTGATGGTCATGTTCCACATCTACTTCGCGGTCCTGCCGAGCAACTGGGACGTGCTCAGATCGATGGTCTTCGGTGACGTGAACGCCTTTATCGTTCACAGCGGCCGCGAAGAAGCGGGCAGTGAGGAGCCGTCGTCCGAGGGCGGACCGACGCCGACGGCCGCCGACGGGGGACAGTCCCGGAGCACGGAAGAGGACGAAACGAGCGACGACGCGGCACGCGGTGGTGAACGGACCGATGAGTGA
- a CDS encoding SRPBCC domain-containing protein yields the protein MKEIRVETEIDAPPESVWEVLTDFAAYETWNPVFTNADGELHEGGTVDVDIETTKLPAASITMSIVDVVHNSRLQWIGTVGGSWLFRGVHTFELQALDGDRTLFVNHERFSGLLVPILTRGLRRDYEAMNRALAERVEGGSAVEVTP from the coding sequence ATGAAGGAGATCCGAGTCGAAACCGAAATCGATGCGCCGCCCGAGAGCGTCTGGGAGGTCCTCACGGATTTCGCCGCCTACGAAACGTGGAATCCGGTGTTCACGAACGCTGACGGCGAGCTCCACGAGGGCGGGACCGTCGACGTCGACATCGAGACCACGAAACTACCCGCCGCTTCCATTACCATGTCTATCGTTGACGTCGTCCATAACAGTCGTCTCCAGTGGATTGGAACGGTCGGCGGCAGCTGGCTTTTCAGAGGGGTGCACACGTTCGAACTCCAGGCGCTCGACGGCGACCGGACGCTGTTCGTCAACCACGAGCGCTTCTCCGGACTCCTCGTTCCGATCCTCACCAGGGGCCTCCGGCGCGATTACGAGGCGATGAACCGCGCTCTGGCCGAACGCGTCGAGGGAGGGTCAGCCGTCGAGGTCACACCGTAG
- a CDS encoding hydrogenase maturation protease, whose protein sequence is MSERSHVAVVGVGNPIMGDDGVGERVVEAFRDEDGVVATHAGTTAFFALEAMSGADYAVIVDAVAVEGADPGAIHRYRYNEGSFDGSPPEVLMHDFSFSEALQAGQDPYDLPDEMLVIGVQPADTGPGTELSDAVAERVPDVIEIVRETIAVRTRTEVER, encoded by the coding sequence ATGAGTGAGAGGTCACACGTCGCCGTCGTCGGCGTCGGCAATCCGATCATGGGGGACGACGGCGTCGGCGAGCGCGTCGTCGAGGCGTTTCGTGACGAGGATGGCGTCGTGGCGACTCACGCCGGTACCACGGCGTTTTTCGCGCTGGAGGCGATGAGCGGGGCCGACTACGCGGTCATCGTCGATGCGGTCGCGGTCGAGGGTGCGGATCCCGGAGCGATCCACCGATACCGGTATAACGAGGGGTCGTTTGACGGTTCACCGCCCGAAGTGCTGATGCACGACTTCTCCTTCTCGGAGGCGTTACAGGCGGGGCAAGACCCCTACGACCTTCCGGACGAGATGCTCGTGATCGGCGTCCAGCCAGCCGACACTGGGCCGGGAACGGAGTTGAGCGACGCCGTGGCCGAGCGCGTTCCCGACGTGATCGAGATCGTCCGCGAAACGATCGCGGTGCGTACCCGAACGGAGGTCGAACGGTGA
- the acs gene encoding acetate--CoA ligase alpha subunit, with product MGNLETLFSPERVAVIGATESEGAVGRSVMENLLDGYEGDVVPINPNADEVFGLEAHESITDVDGVDFAVVVVPPQIVNTVLEEAGEAGVRDIAVITAGFGESGSEGAAREQEMREIAEEYGINLVGPNCLGVISTSIGMNATFTTKSALEGSISFMSQSGAFISAVLDWSSDHNIGFNDVVSLGNKAVLDEVDFIEHWGDDPSTDVILGYLEDIENGREFIDSAREVTKETPIVVVKSGRTEAGASAASSHTGAIAGSERAYEAGLKQAGVIRAESVQELFDYASILEGQPLPDNDEIAIVTNAGGPGVMSTDAVGDSGLQMASFADETLEALEESMPEEANIFNPVDVLGDAPADRYEQALDIVLEDPNVGSAIVVASPQTIDFRDLAEVIAEKQQEYDAPIAASLMGGETARNAKDIIDEVGVPTYFDPARGVKSLDALREYSEIKTTDYDVATDFDVDRERAREILERTKERETNKLGIEAMDLLDAYGIPTPDGAIVSDKQAAVDAAKEIEGNVVMKIVSPDILHKSDIGGVEVNVPVEEVASTYDDIISRARNYQPDANILGVQVQEMADLDAGTETIVGMNRDPQFGPLVMFGLGGIFVEVLEDATFRVAPVSEGEASEMIDEIDSAPLLRGARGRDPVDEDGVVETIQRISQLVTDFPQILELDINPLVATPDGVEAVDIRATIDHEEL from the coding sequence ATGGGCAACCTAGAAACGCTGTTCTCACCGGAACGTGTGGCCGTGATCGGTGCGACGGAGAGCGAAGGGGCCGTCGGGCGCTCCGTCATGGAGAACCTTCTAGATGGGTACGAAGGAGACGTCGTCCCGATCAACCCGAACGCCGACGAGGTGTTCGGGCTCGAAGCGCATGAGAGCATCACCGACGTCGACGGCGTCGATTTCGCCGTGGTTGTCGTTCCGCCACAGATCGTCAATACGGTGCTGGAGGAAGCGGGCGAGGCCGGTGTCAGGGATATCGCCGTGATCACCGCAGGGTTCGGCGAGTCCGGGAGCGAAGGGGCGGCCCGCGAGCAGGAGATGCGGGAGATCGCTGAGGAGTACGGGATCAATCTCGTCGGTCCGAACTGTCTGGGCGTCATCTCGACGTCGATCGGAATGAACGCCACGTTCACGACCAAGTCCGCGCTCGAGGGCTCGATCTCTTTCATGAGCCAGTCGGGCGCGTTTATCTCTGCCGTTCTCGACTGGTCGAGCGACCACAACATCGGGTTCAACGACGTCGTTTCGCTGGGTAACAAGGCTGTCCTCGACGAGGTCGACTTCATCGAGCACTGGGGCGACGACCCCAGCACCGACGTGATCCTCGGCTATCTGGAGGACATCGAGAACGGTCGGGAGTTCATCGACTCCGCCCGCGAGGTGACCAAGGAGACGCCGATCGTCGTCGTCAAGTCAGGCCGCACCGAGGCCGGCGCGTCGGCCGCCTCCTCGCACACGGGCGCGATCGCAGGCAGCGAACGCGCCTACGAGGCGGGTCTCAAGCAGGCCGGCGTGATCCGGGCCGAGAGCGTCCAGGAACTGTTCGACTACGCCTCGATCCTGGAGGGGCAGCCCCTGCCCGACAACGACGAGATCGCCATCGTGACCAACGCGGGCGGCCCGGGCGTGATGTCGACCGACGCGGTCGGCGACTCGGGGCTGCAGATGGCGTCGTTCGCCGACGAGACCCTCGAGGCACTCGAGGAATCGATGCCCGAGGAAGCCAACATCTTCAACCCGGTCGACGTGCTCGGTGACGCGCCGGCCGACCGATACGAGCAGGCGCTTGATATCGTGCTCGAGGACCCGAACGTCGGCTCGGCGATCGTCGTCGCCTCGCCACAGACGATCGACTTCCGCGACCTCGCGGAGGTCATCGCCGAAAAACAGCAGGAGTACGATGCCCCGATCGCCGCTAGCCTGATGGGCGGCGAGACCGCGCGCAACGCCAAGGACATCATCGACGAGGTCGGCGTCCCGACGTACTTCGATCCCGCCCGCGGCGTCAAGAGCCTCGACGCACTGCGGGAGTACAGCGAGATCAAGACGACCGACTACGACGTGGCGACGGACTTCGACGTCGACCGCGAGCGTGCCCGCGAGATCCTCGAACGGACCAAAGAGCGCGAGACCAACAAACTCGGCATCGAGGCGATGGATCTGCTGGACGCCTACGGGATTCCCACGCCCGACGGCGCGATCGTCTCGGACAAGCAGGCCGCCGTCGACGCCGCGAAGGAGATCGAGGGCAACGTCGTGATGAAGATCGTCAGCCCGGACATCCTCCACAAGTCCGACATCGGCGGCGTCGAGGTCAACGTCCCCGTCGAGGAGGTCGCCTCCACGTACGACGACATCATCAGCCGGGCGCGCAACTACCAGCCCGACGCCAACATCCTCGGCGTGCAGGTCCAGGAGATGGCCGATCTCGACGCCGGGACGGAGACGATCGTCGGCATGAACCGCGACCCGCAGTTCGGGCCGCTCGTGATGTTCGGCCTCGGCGGGATCTTCGTCGAGGTGCTGGAGGACGCGACCTTCCGCGTCGCACCCGTCAGCGAGGGCGAGGCCAGCGAGATGATCGACGAGATCGACTCCGCACCGCTGCTTCGCGGGGCCCGCGGCCGCGACCCCGTCGACGAAGACGGCGTCGTCGAGACGATCCAGCGCATCTCCCAACTTGTGACAGACTTCCCACAAATACTGGAGCTGGACATCAACCCGCTGGTTGCAACTCCCGACGGCGTCGAGGCTGTCGACATTCGCGCGACGATCGATCACGAAGAACTATAA
- a CDS encoding phosphotransacetylase family protein, which yields MDPIVVTSTEAATGKTAVSLGIAQLAKAAGHSVGYMKPKGTRLQSATGKTRDEDPMLARELLDLDAEMHELEPIVYTPTFIEEAIRGREQPAELRERILENYEKQADERDLMVVEGTDRLSTGGIVDLTDSDIAEMIGAKVVLLSRYDEAGDVDEIISAAEQIGDDFAGVLFNAVPDSQLDQLTTDVAPFLENRGIDVLGVIPRVQELAGMTVGELADRLGAEVLTTDVSTDVFIERITVGAMSAEGALTQFRRTQNAAMITGGDRSEIVTAALQASGIKCIILGGGFRPTGAVLGEAEKRGVPVLLLQSDTRMAIDRAEDVLQSGPTRDPETVERMGQLLEDHADVDVLLKE from the coding sequence ATGGACCCAATAGTTGTCACCTCCACGGAAGCGGCGACCGGCAAGACGGCCGTCAGCCTCGGTATCGCTCAGCTGGCCAAGGCAGCGGGCCACAGCGTCGGCTACATGAAACCCAAGGGCACGCGCCTGCAGAGCGCGACCGGCAAGACCCGCGACGAGGACCCGATGCTCGCGCGGGAGCTGCTGGATCTCGACGCCGAGATGCACGAACTCGAACCCATCGTCTACACGCCGACGTTCATCGAAGAGGCCATCCGCGGGCGCGAACAGCCCGCCGAGCTTCGTGAACGGATCCTTGAGAACTACGAAAAACAGGCCGACGAACGCGATCTGATGGTCGTCGAGGGGACCGACCGGCTCTCGACCGGCGGGATCGTCGACCTCACCGATTCAGATATCGCCGAGATGATCGGCGCGAAGGTCGTCCTGCTGTCCCGGTACGACGAGGCGGGCGACGTCGACGAGATTATCTCGGCCGCCGAGCAGATCGGGGATGACTTCGCCGGCGTGCTGTTCAACGCCGTCCCGGACAGCCAACTCGACCAGCTGACGACCGACGTCGCACCGTTCCTGGAGAACCGCGGGATCGACGTCCTGGGTGTCATCCCTCGCGTCCAGGAACTTGCGGGCATGACCGTCGGTGAACTCGCCGATCGTCTCGGTGCCGAAGTGCTGACGACCGACGTCTCGACGGACGTGTTCATCGAGCGGATCACCGTCGGGGCGATGTCCGCGGAAGGCGCGCTCACCCAGTTCCGCCGCACGCAGAACGCCGCGATGATCACCGGCGGCGACCGCTCGGAGATTGTCACTGCGGCGCTTCAGGCGTCCGGGATCAAGTGCATCATCCTCGGTGGCGGCTTCCGGCCGACGGGTGCGGTCCTCGGCGAGGCCGAGAAGCGCGGTGTCCCGGTACTGCTGTTGCAGTCCGACACCCGGATGGCGATCGACCGCGCTGAGGACGTCCTGCAAAGCGGTCCCACCCGCGATCCGGAGACCGTCGAACGGATGGGACAGCTGCTCGAAGACCACGCCGACGTCGACGTGCTCCTTAAGGAGTAG
- the gfcR gene encoding transcriptional regulator GfcR — protein MKSTDDLIDSAGELTERGLSKGEIADELNVSRETASWLVDQSGKGTDELAGASSPSDVHVDWSAIGRDSNRLTHVGIAMADLLGDESDTVDLTVGIGKSGGPLATVISRELDTDLSVYLPSKYQWNDEGGAGSGSFSRNFASIRDRDCYVVDDNIDTGQTMTETIEHIRNRGGDVEAAVVLTDKHGEAEILDVPIYSMIDIAQMRD, from the coding sequence ATGAAGTCCACAGACGACCTCATCGACAGTGCGGGTGAGCTCACGGAGCGGGGCCTCTCGAAGGGCGAAATCGCCGACGAACTGAACGTCTCCCGGGAAACCGCGAGCTGGCTCGTCGATCAGAGCGGCAAAGGAACGGACGAATTAGCCGGTGCGAGTAGCCCGTCGGACGTCCACGTCGACTGGAGTGCGATCGGCCGCGACAGTAATCGCCTGACTCACGTCGGGATCGCGATGGCGGACCTGCTGGGCGACGAGAGCGACACGGTCGATCTGACCGTCGGGATCGGCAAGTCCGGCGGTCCGCTGGCGACGGTCATCAGTCGGGAGCTGGACACCGACCTCAGCGTGTACCTGCCCAGCAAGTACCAGTGGAACGACGAAGGGGGAGCCGGATCGGGTTCGTTCTCGCGGAACTTCGCGTCGATCCGCGACCGGGATTGCTACGTTGTCGACGACAACATCGACACCGGTCAAACGATGACCGAGACGATCGAGCACATCCGCAATCGGGGCGGCGACGTCGAAGCAGCTGTCGTACTCACCGACAAACACGGCGAAGCGGAGATCCTCGACGTCCCGATCTACTCGATGATCGATATTGCCCAGATGCGGGACTAG
- a CDS encoding glycosyltransferase family 4 protein → MAPTVLHLGWGFPPKITGGLDTAIAELFEVFERRDTIDMQLALPAEFDPGDRENIHGIETGTGDLITRVNRMEDEFVRLADEADAVHTNDWFGYRPGAAARKAHDIPWITTFHSLSVERNLDPPRQELDAEQRIVDEADYLLTVSNVTRERIADHHGGDARVIHNGFPSVTPSGRDVKAELDIDGEMLFFVGRHTHQKGLSYLLAAVERLSRDDITLVVGGTGHLTDQLKRFAEALEIDEQVEFVGYVPEEELADYYASADLFVSPSRAEPFGITIVEALSVGTRVVTTDCGAAEILPDDVLVQVTPDSRAVASGIQRGLAMDAPVDYEKRTWGDVADDHEAFYLEILEES, encoded by the coding sequence ATGGCACCGACTGTCCTGCACCTCGGCTGGGGATTCCCACCGAAGATCACCGGCGGACTGGACACGGCGATCGCCGAACTGTTCGAGGTGTTCGAGCGTCGCGACACCATCGACATGCAACTGGCACTGCCGGCGGAGTTCGACCCCGGCGACCGAGAGAACATCCACGGCATCGAGACGGGGACGGGCGATCTCATCACGCGGGTCAATCGGATGGAAGACGAGTTCGTTCGGCTGGCCGATGAGGCCGACGCCGTTCACACCAACGACTGGTTTGGCTATCGACCCGGGGCCGCGGCCAGAAAAGCTCACGACATTCCCTGGATCACGACGTTCCACTCGCTGTCGGTCGAACGCAACCTCGATCCGCCGCGCCAGGAACTCGACGCCGAACAGCGGATCGTCGACGAGGCCGACTACCTGCTCACGGTGAGCAACGTCACCCGCGAGCGGATCGCCGACCACCACGGCGGCGACGCGCGCGTCATCCACAACGGCTTCCCGTCGGTGACCCCGTCCGGCCGGGACGTCAAGGCGGAGCTGGACATCGACGGCGAGATGCTGTTTTTCGTCGGCCGTCACACCCACCAGAAGGGCCTGTCGTACCTGCTTGCGGCGGTCGAGCGACTCAGCCGCGATGACATCACGCTCGTGGTCGGCGGGACCGGACACCTGACCGACCAGCTGAAGCGCTTCGCGGAGGCGCTGGAGATCGACGAGCAGGTCGAGTTCGTCGGGTACGTCCCCGAGGAGGAACTGGCCGACTACTACGCCAGCGCCGACCTGTTCGTCTCGCCATCGCGGGCGGAGCCGTTCGGGATCACGATCGTTGAGGCGCTGTCGGTCGGGACGCGCGTCGTCACGACCGATTGTGGCGCGGCCGAGATTCTGCCGGACGACGTGCTCGTGCAGGTGACGCCCGATTCGCGAGCGGTCGCGAGCGGCATCCAGCGCGGGCTCGCGATGGACGCCCCGGTCGACTACGAGAAACGCACCTGGGGGGACGTCGCCGACGACCACGAGGCGTTCTACCTGGAAATTCTCGAGGAATCATAG
- the hemL gene encoding glutamate-1-semialdehyde 2,1-aminomutase, protein MNHDESRDLYDRALSVMPGGVNSSVRAIRPYPFFVQKGDGGHVIDADGNRYIDFVMGYGPLLLGHDLPETVRAAVQQRASEGPMYGAPTEVEVELAEFVTRHVPGVEMVRFVNSGTEATVSAVRLARGYTGRDKIVIMEGSYHGAQESTLVEGEREHTAPSSPGIPESFAEHTLTVPFNDKTAVHEVFEEHGDDIAAVLTEPILGNHGIVHPIEGYHETLRDLTDQYGALLIFDEVITGFRVGGLQCAQGKFGVDPDLTTFGKIVGGGFPVGAIGGKSEIVEHFTPAGDVFQSGTFSGHPVTMAAGLETLRYVAENDVYDHVNALGERLRSGIADILEDQAPAYTVVGTDSMFKVIFTRDGEFGKGHCEGGCTQDPTCPRYEFCPKNGADVDRAETERWERLFWPAMKEEGVFLTPNQFESQFVSAAHTDEDVEQALEAYKRVL, encoded by the coding sequence ATGAACCACGACGAGTCGCGTGATCTGTACGACCGTGCGCTGTCGGTCATGCCCGGCGGAGTCAACTCCTCGGTCCGGGCGATCCGCCCGTATCCGTTTTTCGTCCAGAAGGGCGACGGCGGCCACGTGATCGACGCCGACGGCAACCGCTACATCGACTTCGTGATGGGGTACGGCCCCCTCCTGCTGGGCCACGACCTGCCCGAAACCGTCCGGGCCGCCGTCCAGCAACGCGCCAGCGAAGGGCCGATGTACGGCGCGCCCACCGAAGTCGAGGTCGAACTCGCGGAGTTCGTCACCCGACACGTCCCCGGCGTCGAGATGGTCCGGTTCGTCAACAGCGGTACCGAAGCGACCGTCTCCGCCGTCCGTCTCGCCCGCGGCTACACCGGCCGTGACAAAATCGTCATCATGGAGGGCAGCTACCACGGCGCGCAGGAATCGACACTGGTCGAGGGCGAACGCGAGCACACCGCCCCCTCCAGCCCGGGCATTCCCGAGAGCTTCGCCGAACACACGCTCACTGTTCCGTTCAACGACAAAACCGCCGTCCACGAGGTTTTCGAGGAGCACGGCGACGATATCGCTGCGGTGCTCACCGAACCGATACTGGGCAATCACGGCATCGTCCATCCCATCGAGGGGTACCACGAGACGCTCCGGGACCTGACCGACCAGTACGGCGCACTCCTGATATTCGACGAAGTCATCACGGGCTTTCGCGTTGGCGGCCTGCAGTGCGCCCAGGGAAAGTTCGGAGTCGACCCTGATCTCACGACGTTCGGTAAGATCGTCGGCGGCGGCTTCCCGGTCGGCGCGATCGGCGGGAAAAGCGAAATCGTCGAGCACTTCACGCCCGCCGGAGACGTCTTCCAGTCGGGCACTTTCTCCGGTCACCCCGTGACGATGGCTGCCGGTCTCGAGACGCTCCGGTACGTCGCCGAAAACGACGTCTACGACCACGTCAACGCTCTGGGCGAGCGATTGCGCTCCGGGATCGCCGACATCCTCGAGGATCAGGCCCCCGCCTACACTGTCGTCGGGACCGACTCGATGTTCAAGGTGATCTTCACTCGCGACGGCGAGTTCGGCAAGGGTCACTGTGAGGGCGGGTGTACTCAGGACCCGACCTGTCCGCGCTACGAGTTCTGCCCGAAGAACGGCGCGGACGTCGACCGTGCCGAGACCGAACGCTGGGAGCGCCTCTTCTGGCCCGCGATGAAAGAGGAGGGGGTCTTCCTCACCCCCAATCAGTTCGAATCGCAGTTCGTCTCTGCCGCCCACACCGACGAGGACGTCGAGCAGGCGCTCGAGGCCTACAAGCGCGTGCTGTGA
- a CDS encoding glycoside hydrolase family 13 protein — translation MGSEIEDTAGIDRTWWKEAVVYQIYPRSFKDSNGDGVGDIPGIIEKVEYLDALGIDVVWLCPVYDSPNADNGYDIRDYRSIMDEMGTMADWERLLAALHDRDIRLVMDLVVNHTSDEHEWFRKSRRGEDGYEDYYHWVEGDPDQPPNNWESYFGGPAWSYDETREAWYLHLFDEKQPDLNWRNPDVRADVYEMVDWWLQNGIDGFRMDVINLLSKPEGYPDGEIEGYPTGREHFVNGPRIHEYLRELYEETYANYDVMTVGEMVDLDVETANAYLGEDGDGLDMVFHFDHTFIDFGPDGRWDIGEWSVSDFEEIFTEWQTGLDETSWDGLYWENHDQPRVVSRFGDDEQYRYESATMLATLLFGLRGTPYVYQGQEIGMTNADFESLEAVRDVDTRRPIEIMLEEGEIDSYQQIRDVVNYRSRDHARTPMQWSDGENAGFTDGDPWIKVNDNYTEINVESARSADRSVWWYYRELIDLREDEQTLVYGEYDLLDVPDPVYAFTRTLGDDELLVVLNWSDQEQSSSLSIEDGTLLVGNYSGIETTLGETLRPYEARIYRL, via the coding sequence ATGGGCAGTGAAATCGAAGACACAGCCGGAATCGACCGAACCTGGTGGAAAGAAGCAGTCGTCTACCAGATCTATCCGCGGAGTTTCAAGGATAGTAACGGCGACGGCGTCGGCGACATACCCGGGATCATCGAGAAAGTCGAGTATCTCGACGCGTTGGGGATCGATGTCGTCTGGCTCTGTCCGGTCTACGATTCGCCGAACGCGGACAACGGCTACGACATCCGCGACTACCGGTCGATCATGGACGAGATGGGGACGATGGCCGACTGGGAGCGACTGCTCGCGGCGTTGCACGACCGCGATATCAGGCTCGTGATGGACCTCGTCGTCAACCACACCTCGGATGAACACGAGTGGTTCCGGAAGTCCCGCCGCGGGGAGGACGGCTACGAGGACTACTACCACTGGGTCGAGGGCGACCCAGACCAGCCGCCGAACAACTGGGAGTCGTACTTCGGCGGCCCGGCCTGGAGCTACGACGAGACCCGCGAGGCGTGGTATCTCCATCTCTTCGACGAGAAACAGCCCGACCTGAACTGGCGCAACCCGGACGTCAGGGCGGACGTCTACGAGATGGTCGACTGGTGGCTACAAAACGGTATCGACGGGTTCCGCATGGACGTGATCAACCTGCTCTCGAAGCCGGAAGGCTATCCCGACGGCGAGATCGAAGGATATCCGACCGGACGCGAGCACTTCGTCAACGGTCCCCGGATCCACGAGTACCTGCGCGAACTCTACGAGGAGACGTACGCGAACTACGACGTGATGACCGTCGGTGAGATGGTCGATCTCGACGTCGAGACGGCGAACGCGTATCTCGGGGAGGACGGCGACGGCCTCGACATGGTCTTTCACTTCGATCATACGTTCATCGACTTCGGGCCGGACGGTCGCTGGGACATCGGCGAGTGGTCGGTGTCGGACTTCGAGGAGATCTTCACCGAGTGGCAGACCGGCCTCGATGAAACCAGCTGGGACGGGCTCTACTGGGAGAACCACGATCAGCCGAGGGTCGTATCCCGGTTCGGCGACGACGAGCAGTACCGCTACGAGTCGGCGACGATGCTCGCGACGCTTTTGTTCGGCCTGCGGGGAACGCCGTACGTCTATCAGGGCCAGGAGATCGGAATGACCAACGCCGACTTCGAGTCGCTGGAAGCGGTCCGAGACGTCGACACGCGCCGGCCGATCGAGATCATGCTCGAGGAGGGCGAGATCGACAGTTACCAGCAGATCCGCGACGTCGTCAACTACCGCTCGCGCGATCACGCCCGGACCCCGATGCAGTGGTCCGACGGGGAAAACGCCGGGTTCACTGACGGCGACCCCTGGATCAAGGTCAATGACAACTATACAGAGATCAACGTCGAATCGGCCCGAAGCGCGGACCGGTCTGTCTGGTGGTACTACCGCGAGTTGATCGACCTGCGCGAGGACGAGCAGACGCTGGTCTACGGCGAGTACGATCTGCTCGACGTCCCGGACCCGGTGTACGCGTTCACGCGGACGCTTGGGGACGACGAGTTGCTCGTCGTACTGAACTGGAGCGATCAAGAGCAGTCGTCGTCGCTGTCGATCGAGGACGGGACGCTACTGGTCGGGAACTACAGCGGCATCGAGACGACGCTCGGCGAGACGCTTCGGCCGTACGAAGCCCGCATATATCGGCTCTAG
- a CDS encoding DUF7523 family protein, whose protein sequence is MSLAADTRDAVRSHPFVYEGLRAGILNYSAAARFLDIGETEAVAAALRRYAEELPERDSDERELRVTMHSGVGPAEDSDEPLLVVGETALAADDGDATAVVATGDVGPDFLRTVLGQCAAAGISVEAAAVGPDALVVVVGRRDGPDAVRLIERSEA, encoded by the coding sequence ATGTCACTCGCTGCGGACACCCGCGATGCGGTTCGATCGCACCCGTTCGTCTACGAGGGGTTGCGTGCGGGGATTCTCAACTACTCCGCCGCGGCCCGGTTCCTGGACATCGGCGAGACCGAGGCCGTCGCGGCGGCACTGCGGCGCTACGCCGAGGAACTGCCCGAACGCGACAGCGACGAACGCGAGCTCCGGGTGACGATGCACAGCGGCGTCGGTCCCGCCGAGGACAGCGACGAGCCGCTGCTCGTGGTGGGCGAGACGGCACTCGCGGCCGACGACGGGGACGCGACGGCCGTCGTTGCGACCGGCGATGTCGGTCCCGACTTCCTCCGGACGGTGCTGGGCCAGTGTGCGGCCGCCGGGATCTCGGTCGAAGCCGCGGCGGTGGGGCCTGACGCACTCGTGGTCGTCGTCGGTCGCCGGGACGGGCCGGACGCGGTGCGGCTGATCGAGCGAAGCGAGGCGTGA